From the Platichthys flesus chromosome 6, fPlaFle2.1, whole genome shotgun sequence genome, one window contains:
- the LOC133954710 gene encoding transcription factor JunD-like: protein METPFYHDDSPAVSGCSHLAEDQRDPGTRMLMSKRSMSAPGSHHFPGGGATGGRGGTSHLGLGGNRSLMSAVASAASPGDMNLLQLAPPDLEHLIIQTNQGLVTTSPASNSTNPFIYRHQATNEQEGFADGFVKALADLHKQNQLLGGGPMSPSSSCSVSLQTAYHRSLMAAADPPVYTNLSSYTQGQRPYSGGPGGPPQPHTRGMDVPQTVPEGPHPSGDPMSPPSLSPVDLETQERIRAERKKLRNRVAASRCRQRKLERISRLEEKVKVLKTQNSDLASTASMLREQVAQLKQKVKGHITSGCQITVSSATATRPGRGGRGGRGGTGSEDC from the coding sequence ATGGAGACACCTTTCTACCACGACGACTCTCCGGCTGTCTCCGGCTGCAGCCACCTCGCTGAGGACCAGCGGGACCCAGGAACCAGGATGCTGATGAGTAAGAGGTCCATGTCAGCGCCAGGCAGTCATCACTTCCCCGGCGGTGGCGCcacaggagggagggggggaaccAGCCACCTGGGGCTCGGGGGGAACAGGTCCCTGATGTCGGCGGTGGCCTCGGCAGCGTCTCCGGGGGACAtgaacctgctgcagctggcgCCGCCCGACCTGGAGCACCTGATCATTCAGACCAATCAGGGACTGGTCACAACCAGCCCCGCGTCCAACTCCACCAACCCCTTCATCTACCGCCACCAGGCGACCAACGAACAAGAAGGATTCGCCGACGGCTTCGTCAAAGCGCTGGCTGACCTTCACAAGCAGAACCAGCTGCTCGGAGGCGGCCCCATGTCCCCGTCCTCGTCCTGCTCCGTCTCCCTGCAGACGGCCTATCACAGGAGCCTGATGGCCGCCGCTGACCCCCCCGTCTACACCAACCTCAGCAGCTACACCCAGGGCCAGAGGCCTTATTCTGGAGGACCCGGTGGACCACCTCAGCCTCACACCCGAGGCATGGACGTCCCTCAGACCGTCCCCGAGGGGCCTCACCCATCAGGTGACCCCatgtcccctccctccctctccccggtCGACCTAGAGACGCAGGAGCGAATCAGAGCCGAGCGCAAGAAGCTCCGCAACCGCGTCGCCGCGTCGAGGTGCCGCCAGCGGAAGCTGGAGCGGATCTCGcggctggaggagaaggtgaaggtTCTGAAGACCCAGAACTCAGACCTGGCCTCCACCGCCTCCATGTTGAGGGAGCAGGTCGCCCAGCTCAAGCAGAAGGTCAAGGGTCACATCACCAGCGGCTGCCAGATCACTGTCAGCTCCGCGACCGCCACCAGGcctggacgaggaggacgaggaggacgaggagggacgGGCAGCGAGGACTGCTGA
- the nox5 gene encoding NADPH oxidase 5: MSLDEDARWLEWVSRQFQSIAGDNKEIDLHEFKTALKVKESFFAERFFALFDSDGSSSISLDELLKALDLLIHGSETDKLKFLFQVYDVDGSGSIDPDELRTVLKSCLRESAISLPEEKLDDLTLALFESADKDNSGAITFEELKAELETFPEVMENLTISAANWLKPPEVEEKKRGHTPRYLTRAYWQNNSRKLFFLCVYAGLSLTLFVGAMLQHSRGGAWLMVAKGCGQCLNFNCTFVMVLMLRRCLTWLRTTWLLRVLPLDQNILLHQIVGYNILVYTLVHTAAHVFNFVHLSQSSGFSLWEYLLTTRPGIGWVKGTASVTGVVLQLVICLMVLCSSTFVRRSGHFEVFYLSHLSYVWVWSLLLVHCANFWKWFVVPGLVFVLEKIVGIAVSRMGGLYIVEVILLPSKVTHLVIKRPQFFHFKPGDYVYVNIPVIAKYEWHPFTISSAPEQGDALWLHIRSMGQWTNRLYEYFRRPESETLGPQRLATSLRNRRQLRAQDASFSSTDWNQAVASNEDQAIELTMYRQNGSRAAGAPETLSVAQGPTECLPDEQGSAERGEAPPLREISAKFGENHRFCNIKCYVDGPYGTPTRQIFASEHAVLIGAGIGITPFASILQSIMYRYRRRKQNCPSCNYSWCENVKDSDMKLRKVDFIWINRDQKSFEWFVSLLTKLEMDQADEEPEGRFLEMHMYMTSALSKNDMKAIGLQMALDLLAKKEKRDSITGLRTRTQPGRPEWGKVFQKVSEENKGKVHVFYCGSPALAKLIKAQCENFGFNFYKENF, from the exons ATGAGTCTGGACGAGGACGCCCGCTGGCTGGAGTGGGTCAGCAGACAGTTCCAGAGCATCGCAGGAGACAACAAGGAGATCGACCTCCATGAGTTTAAAACAGCTCTGAAGGTCAAAGAA tcGTTCTTCGCCGAGCGGTTCTTCGCCCTGTTCGACTCGGACGGCAGCAGCTCCATCAGTCTGGACGAGCTGCTCAAAGCTCTGGACCTTCTGATCCACGGCAGCGAGACCGACAAGCTCAAGTTCCTGTTTCAGGTTTACGACGTGGACG GCAGCGGCTCCATCGACCCAGATGAGCTCAGAACTGTTCTCAAGTCATGTCTGCGCGAGAGCGCCATCTCTCTGCCGGAGGAGAAACTGGACGACCTGACGCTGGCGCTGTTCGAGTCGGCGGATAAAGACAACAGCGGCGCCATCACCTTCGAGGAGCTGAAGGCTGAGCTGGAGACTTTTCCAGAGGTGATGGAGAACCTCACCATCAG tGCTGCTAACTGGTTGAAACCTCCTGAGGTGGAAGAGAAGAAGCGTGGTCATACCCCTCGCTACCTGACGAGGGCGTACTGGCAGAACAACAGTCGGAAGCTGTTCTTCCTCTGCGTCTACGCCGGCCTCAGTCTGACGCTGTTCGTCGGCGCCATGCTGCAGCACAGCCGCGGGGGGGCGTGGTTGATGGTCGCCAAGGGCTGCGGACAGTGTCTCAACTTTAACTGCACCTTCGTCATG GTGCTGATGCTGCGGCGCTGCTTGACGTGGCTGAGGACCACGTGGCTGCTGAGGGTTCTTCCTCTGGACCAGAACATCCTACTGCATCAGATCGTGGGCTACAACATCCTGGTCTACACGCTGGTTCACACCGCCGCACACGTCTTCAACTTCG tCCATCTGTCTCAGAGCAGTGGCTTCAGTCTGTGGGAGTACCTGCTCACCACCCGGCCGGGGATCGGCTGGGTGAAGGGCACGGCCTCGGTGACCGGTGTGGTTCTCCAGCTGGTGATCTGCCTCATGGTTCTCTGCTCCAGCACCTTCGTACGACGCAGCGGACACTTTGAA GTCTTCTACTTGTCTCACCTGTCCTACGTGTGGGTGTGGTCTCTGCTCCTGGTTCATTGTGCAAACTTCTGGAAGTGGTTTGTGGTCCCGGGACTGGTTTTCGTGCTGGAGAAGATCGTGGGAATCGCAGTTTCTCGTATGGGAGGTCTCTACATCGTGGAGGTCATCCTGCTGCCCTCCAAG gtcaCTCACCTGGTCATCAAACGTCCTCAGTTCTTTCATTTCAAACCTGGAGATTACGTCTACGTCAACATTCCCGTCATCGCTAAGTACGAGTGGCACCCGTTCACCATCAGCAGCGCCCCGGAGCAGGGGG ACGCTCTTTGGCTGCACATCCGTTCGATGGGTCAGTGGACGAACCGCCTGTACGAGTACTTCCGACGCCCAGAGAGCGAGACGCTCGGACCCCAGAGGCTGGCCACCAGCCTGAGGAACCGCCGGCAGCTGAGGGCCCAG GACGCCTCGTTCAGCTCCACGGACTGGAACCAGGCCGTGGCGTCTAATGAGGACCAAGCCATCGAGCTGACCATGTACCGACAGAACGGCTCCCGGGCCGCCGGGGCCCCGGAGACGCTCTCTGTAGCTCAGGGGCCGACCGAGTGTCTTCCTGACGAGCAGGGGtcggcagagagaggagaggcccCTCCCCTCAGAGAA ATTTCTGCCAAGTTCGGTGAAAATCACCGGTTCTGCAACATCAAG tgttatgTAGATGGACCGTATGGGACCCCCACCAGACAGATCTTTGCCTCAGAGCACGCTGTGTTGATCGGCGCCGGCATCGGCATCACACCCTTCGCTTCCATCCTGCAGAGCATCATGTACCG ATACAGACGCAGGAAACAGAACTGTCCCAGCTGTAACTACTCGTGGTGTGAAAACGTTAAAGACAGCGACATGAAGCTACGCAAA GTGGACTTCATCTGGATCAACAGAGACCAGAAGTCATTTGAATGGTTTGTTAGTTTACTGACCAAACTGGAGATGGACCAGGCTGACGAGGAGCCGGAAG GACGATTCCTGGAGATGCACATGTACATGACGTCAGCGCTCAGTAAGAATGACATGAAGGCCATCGGCCTGCAGATGGCGCTGGACCTCCTGGccaagaaggagaagagagactCCATCACTGGGCTGAGGACCAGAACCCAGCCTGGGAGACCTGAGTGGGGGAAG GTGTTTCAGAAAGTGTCCGAGGAGAACAAGGGGAAGGTCCACGTGTTCTACTGCGGCTCGCCGGCTCTGGCTAAACTCATCAAGGCTCAGTGTGAGAACTTCGGATTCAACTTCTACAAGGAGAACTTctga